In Methylococcus geothermalis, one genomic interval encodes:
- the gspM gene encoding type II secretion system protein GspM yields the protein MGGFLKRLLNLKIQVSKSRAAALGLLALTVLALYGLIMAPLWALSSRYDESIESLLFRLKRFQTVAAERAYWESRLEEIRNEGEQAKNLFSQATAALAAADLQSRIKDTVTSAGGELISTQVIPERKEDQFTRIAVKVRLNGSTEVLRQVLYDIESEQPVLFVENLNLRPIRVPPRPGQKQAVAPDKLSIDFDVVGYMSQKAP from the coding sequence ATGGGAGGTTTTCTGAAGCGCCTGCTCAACCTGAAAATCCAGGTCAGTAAATCCAGGGCTGCGGCCCTGGGTTTGCTGGCGCTGACTGTCCTGGCCTTGTACGGCTTGATCATGGCGCCGCTGTGGGCGTTGTCCTCCAGATATGACGAATCGATCGAAAGCCTGCTGTTCCGGCTGAAGCGCTTTCAGACGGTGGCGGCCGAAAGAGCGTATTGGGAGAGCCGCCTGGAAGAAATCCGCAATGAAGGCGAACAGGCGAAGAACCTGTTTTCCCAGGCCACGGCTGCTCTGGCTGCGGCGGACCTGCAGTCGCGCATCAAGGATACCGTGACATCCGCGGGAGGCGAGCTGATCAGCACCCAGGTGATCCCCGAGCGCAAGGAGGACCAGTTCACCCGCATCGCGGTGAAGGTGCGTTTGAACGGCAGCACCGAAGTGCTGCGCCAAGTGCTGTACGACATCGAATCGGAGCAGCCGGTGCTGTTCGTGGAAAACCTCAATCTCCGCCCGATCCGCGTTCCCCCCCGGCCCGGCCAGAAACAGGCGGTGGCGCCGGACAAGCTGAGCATCGACTTCGATGTGGTCGGCTATATGTCGCAGAAGGCGCCATGA
- a CDS encoding PilN domain-containing protein produces MVDFSKPIDLDVQAFLRWWGSELAFLVPERLRRLLGGRTSWIFLTWRADMLEAVHRTAGSERRLGSFTLDEAGREAWRRLLEAEPELAEVRMVFRLLPDQCMTRVVKLPLATEENLQQVIAFELDRLTPFKPDQVYFGARVIERLKAAGQIRVDLAVVPKDRLDLMLESMIASGWQPDYVDVSEDPYKRSHQLLPERFLMKKSRWNRWLNFGLAGLAVGLLLALLIVPVWKKSQWVEQLEAEVRKAGKAAKEVEALRQEAEQMAHEMGYLAQKKRKDPIVLDVLNELSKVMPDDTWLNGLQYKDGHLVVQGQSPSASSLIARMETSEEFKNTSFVSPVTKDVSNGLERFQIASDAVNGRFSEAPAQPENPGQ; encoded by the coding sequence ATGGTGGATTTCAGCAAACCGATAGACCTGGATGTCCAGGCTTTCCTGCGATGGTGGGGGAGCGAACTGGCCTTCCTGGTTCCGGAGCGTCTCCGGCGCCTCTTGGGAGGGCGGACCTCCTGGATATTCCTGACCTGGCGGGCGGACATGCTGGAGGCGGTTCACCGGACCGCGGGCAGCGAGCGCCGGCTCGGCTCGTTCACGCTGGACGAGGCGGGCCGCGAAGCCTGGCGCCGGCTGCTGGAGGCCGAGCCCGAGTTGGCCGAAGTCCGGATGGTTTTCCGGCTTCTGCCCGATCAGTGCATGACGCGGGTGGTCAAGCTGCCGCTGGCAACGGAAGAGAACCTGCAGCAGGTCATCGCATTCGAACTCGACCGCCTCACGCCGTTCAAACCCGACCAGGTGTATTTCGGCGCACGAGTGATCGAACGGCTCAAGGCGGCGGGGCAGATCCGGGTCGATCTCGCCGTGGTGCCGAAAGACCGGCTGGATTTGATGCTGGAGTCGATGATCGCATCCGGCTGGCAGCCGGACTACGTGGACGTGAGCGAGGATCCCTACAAGCGGTCGCACCAGTTGTTGCCCGAACGGTTCCTCATGAAAAAAAGCCGCTGGAACCGTTGGCTCAATTTCGGTCTCGCCGGTTTGGCCGTGGGGTTGCTGCTGGCACTCCTGATCGTACCGGTCTGGAAAAAGAGCCAGTGGGTCGAGCAGCTCGAGGCCGAGGTGCGAAAGGCGGGGAAGGCCGCCAAGGAAGTGGAGGCTCTGCGGCAGGAGGCCGAGCAGATGGCGCACGAGATGGGGTATCTGGCGCAGAAAAAACGCAAGGACCCGATCGTGCTGGACGTCCTCAACGAGCTGAGCAAGGTGATGCCGGACGACACTTGGCTGAACGGCCTCCAGTACAAGGACGGCCATCTCGTGGTCCAGGGGCAGTCGCCGTCGGCATCCAGCCTGATCGCCCGCATGGAGACGTCCGAGGAGTTCAAGAACACCAGTTTCGTGTCGCCCGTCACCAAGGATGTATCGAATGGCCTGGAGCGGTTCCAGATTGCGTCGGATGCGGTCAATGGGAGGTTTTCTGAAGCGCCTGCTCAACCTGAAAATCCAGGTCAGTAA
- a CDS encoding type II secretion system minor pseudopilin, translating into MALVLVLWMLALMTIMAGSFSLTLRRESELVSSVRGTAQARALAEGGIYYAMPMLVERDPAKRWKTDGTPYPLTLGTGRLMIRVLDEAGKLDMNMASDAALRELFLQVTGDEDLAQRLSDAIVDWRDPDDLKRPSGAERNEYQAMGKTGPRNRPFQVADELMEVLGLAPAVYQRIEPLITVYTGRDGINPAKAGPEMLRIVFKGDEAAVADYIAQRGAAIGNAQPPIPANRANSPIKLTTGGDTAYSVWVEAVLPDGDKAAVEAVLMRQQNARDLPFSVLNWKIPRLHELSGGFSAIAGS; encoded by the coding sequence ATGGCGCTCGTCCTGGTCCTGTGGATGCTGGCGCTCATGACGATCATGGCCGGAAGCTTTTCCCTCACCTTGCGCCGCGAATCGGAACTGGTCAGCAGCGTCCGCGGCACGGCCCAGGCGCGTGCGCTGGCCGAAGGCGGGATCTACTACGCCATGCCCATGCTGGTCGAAAGAGACCCGGCCAAGCGCTGGAAGACCGATGGCACGCCTTATCCCCTAACGCTGGGCACAGGCCGCCTGATGATCCGCGTCCTGGATGAGGCGGGCAAGCTGGACATGAATATGGCGTCGGATGCCGCGCTTAGGGAACTGTTCCTGCAGGTCACGGGTGACGAGGATTTGGCTCAGCGCCTGTCGGATGCCATCGTGGACTGGCGCGATCCCGATGACCTCAAACGGCCCAGCGGCGCCGAGCGCAACGAGTATCAGGCCATGGGGAAAACAGGGCCACGCAACCGGCCGTTCCAGGTTGCCGACGAACTGATGGAAGTGCTGGGATTGGCCCCGGCAGTTTATCAGCGCATCGAGCCGCTGATCACGGTGTACACCGGGCGCGACGGCATCAATCCAGCCAAGGCCGGTCCGGAGATGCTGCGGATCGTGTTCAAGGGCGACGAAGCCGCGGTTGCCGACTATATCGCCCAGCGCGGCGCCGCCATCGGAAACGCTCAGCCGCCGATTCCGGCCAATCGCGCCAACAGTCCGATCAAACTGACGACCGGCGGCGATACCGCCTACAGCGTATGGGTCGAAGCGGTGCTTCCCGACGGCGACAAAGCGGCCGTGGAGGCTGTGCTGATGCGCCAGCAGAATGCGCGGGATTTGCCGTTTTCCGTATTAAATTGGAAAATCCCGCGTTTACATGAACTTTCCGGCGGCTTTTCCGCCATCGCCGGGTCTTGA
- a CDS encoding prepilin-type N-terminal cleavage/methylation domain-containing protein → MAPRGFTLIEVLIATSLLAVMSLILTASLRMAAASWEKGEVSVERASRALVVQEFLRARLTSAFPIREPGEMNRMVLAFRGGPQTLSFVSTLPAYVRGGLHRFRLYLAQREEGMDLRVAVLPLTNSPQDPVTPIDDVLVLEGVEQFRLSYLGQNERTGDLAWVEEWNELAMPRMVRLAIKPEGEDPWPPLMVAPRLDMAR, encoded by the coding sequence ATGGCGCCCCGCGGTTTTACCTTGATCGAGGTGCTGATCGCCACCAGCCTGCTGGCGGTGATGTCGCTGATTCTGACGGCGAGCCTGCGGATGGCGGCCGCTTCCTGGGAAAAGGGGGAGGTTTCGGTAGAGCGGGCCAGCCGCGCCCTGGTGGTGCAGGAGTTTCTTCGCGCCCGTCTGACATCGGCGTTTCCGATCCGCGAACCCGGCGAAATGAACCGGATGGTCCTGGCGTTTCGCGGCGGTCCGCAGACCCTGAGTTTCGTGTCCACCTTGCCGGCTTACGTGCGGGGCGGTCTCCATCGGTTCCGGCTGTATCTGGCGCAGCGGGAGGAAGGCATGGACCTGCGGGTCGCCGTCCTGCCATTGACCAACAGTCCCCAGGACCCGGTCACGCCCATTGACGACGTTCTCGTCCTGGAGGGGGTGGAGCAGTTCCGCCTGTCCTATCTGGGACAGAATGAACGTACCGGCGACCTGGCCTGGGTTGAGGAATGGAACGAACTGGCCATGCCGCGGATGGTCCGCCTCGCGATCAAGCCGGAAGGCGAGGATCCTTGGCCGCCGCTGATGGTAGCGCCCCGTCTCGACATGGCGCGGTGA
- a CDS encoding type IV pilus modification PilV family protein, with translation MRKKRTIPEFRSQSGFSLLEMLVAFSIMAIALGVLMRVFGGATRSARIAEEYSRAVIAAESVLDDVGVEMPLAPGVTEGRFGEEFRWILRIAPLPIPVFEQPTGPNNAPPTGSPLAGLKLFAVDASVVWGEGEEPREVTLSTLRLSNENPGLGPGRPPVGAFGQRM, from the coding sequence GTGCGGAAGAAGCGGACGATTCCTGAATTCCGGTCCCAGTCCGGCTTCTCGCTGCTCGAGATGCTGGTGGCTTTTTCCATCATGGCCATCGCGCTGGGCGTGCTGATGCGGGTTTTCGGCGGTGCGACCCGTTCGGCCCGGATCGCCGAGGAATATTCCCGCGCCGTGATCGCCGCGGAGTCGGTGCTCGACGACGTCGGCGTGGAAATGCCGCTGGCACCCGGCGTGACCGAAGGCCGTTTCGGCGAAGAGTTCCGCTGGATTCTACGGATCGCGCCCTTGCCCATCCCCGTCTTCGAACAGCCGACGGGGCCCAATAACGCGCCTCCCACGGGCTCTCCGCTGGCCGGCCTCAAACTGTTCGCCGTGGATGCCAGCGTTGTCTGGGGGGAGGGCGAGGAGCCGCGGGAAGTCACCTTGAGCACCCTGCGGTTGTCCAACGAGAATCCGGGTCTCGGCCCCGGTCGCCCCCCTGTCGGCGCATTCGGGCAACGCATGTAA
- a CDS encoding GspH/FimT family pseudopilin: MRGHGFTLLEMLLVLGIGTILLAVAVPNVMPAIEAARLSSAARDVASGLRFARGQALSRRQEVRFTLDVAGHRYQVSTRPKAFGLPSAVALKLFTASGEVEGEGVGSIRFFPDGSSTGGRVTLEAAGRKRLIDVNWLTGRISSSAEEADDS, translated from the coding sequence ATGCGCGGCCATGGCTTCACCTTGTTGGAAATGCTGCTGGTGCTCGGCATCGGTACCATCCTCCTGGCCGTCGCCGTCCCCAACGTGATGCCGGCTATCGAAGCCGCCCGGCTCAGTTCCGCCGCCCGCGACGTGGCCTCTGGACTCCGGTTCGCCCGCGGCCAGGCCTTGAGCAGGCGCCAAGAGGTGCGGTTCACCCTTGACGTGGCCGGACACCGTTACCAGGTGAGCACCCGGCCCAAGGCTTTCGGCCTGCCGTCAGCGGTGGCTTTGAAGCTTTTTACTGCCTCGGGCGAAGTCGAGGGCGAAGGGGTCGGCAGTATTCGCTTTTTCCCCGACGGTTCCTCGACCGGGGGACGGGTGACCCTGGAGGCCGCCGGCCGGAAACGGCTGATCGACGTCAATTGGCTCACGGGCAGGATATCCTCCAGTGCGGAAGAAGCGGACGATTCCTGA
- the gspG gene encoding type II secretion system major pseudopilin GspG encodes MKHMRSFRSGSSGFTLIELLVVLAIIGLLAGLVGPQVMKHLGESKSKTARLQIEELASSLDMYKLDVGRYPTTEEGLNALIEQPSTARVWNGPYLRKKKVPLDPWNNPFHYVAPGQHGKFDLWSLGQDNAEGGEGEDADILGWE; translated from the coding sequence ATGAAACATATGCGTTCTTTCCGCAGCGGCAGCAGCGGCTTTACCCTGATCGAACTGCTGGTCGTATTGGCGATCATCGGTCTTTTGGCCGGCCTGGTCGGTCCGCAGGTCATGAAGCACCTGGGCGAGTCCAAGTCCAAGACCGCACGCCTGCAGATCGAGGAGCTGGCATCGTCGCTGGATATGTACAAACTGGATGTGGGCCGTTATCCCACTACTGAGGAAGGGCTGAACGCCCTCATCGAGCAGCCCAGCACGGCGCGGGTCTGGAATGGGCCGTATCTGCGGAAGAAGAAGGTTCCGCTGGACCCGTGGAACAACCCGTTCCATTACGTCGCGCCGGGACAGCATGGCAAGTTCGACCTGTGGTCGCTCGGCCAGGACAATGCCGAGGGCGGCGAAGGCGAAGACGCCGATATTCTCGGCTGGGAGTAA
- a CDS encoding type II secretion system F family protein, which yields MPLYFYKAVNRDGETVESEREASDEMSLVLALQGEGLIPIRVAPAGARPFAWLSLSRRRNRISQKDIGIFTRELLTLLQAGLPLDRALFVLEDLTRENVALNSMIGRVIELVKGGSQLSAALERQEGVFSRFYLNLIRAGEAGGALEDVLERLTDYLERSKELRDTVSTAMIYPAILLIMSVGSLLLLLTFVVPQFEEMFETAGKELPVPTQIVVGVANILKSYWWALLGAVLVLVGWGRYELAEPSRRLVWDRRFLGWPLFGDLVRKVEVANFARTLATLLGNGVPLLGGLSIVKETLGNRAVAERVDTAMDNLKEGGALSGPLSDAGVFPTLALQMIKLGEESGHLTEMLERVAVTYDKEIKITVQRILALLEPALIVGLGIMIGGIIVSILMAIVSVNDLAF from the coding sequence GTGCCGCTATATTTTTACAAGGCCGTGAACCGTGACGGCGAAACGGTGGAGTCGGAGCGGGAAGCTTCCGACGAGATGAGCCTGGTCCTGGCGCTCCAGGGCGAAGGGTTGATTCCGATCCGGGTGGCGCCGGCCGGTGCCCGCCCGTTTGCCTGGCTCAGCCTGTCGCGGCGCCGCAACAGGATTTCGCAGAAGGACATCGGCATCTTCACCCGGGAGCTGCTGACGCTGTTGCAGGCCGGCCTGCCACTGGACCGGGCCCTGTTCGTGCTGGAAGACCTGACCCGGGAAAACGTCGCGCTCAACAGCATGATCGGGCGCGTGATCGAGCTGGTGAAGGGTGGCTCGCAGCTCTCGGCCGCGCTGGAGCGGCAGGAGGGCGTGTTCTCGCGCTTCTACCTGAACCTGATCCGGGCGGGAGAGGCTGGCGGCGCGCTGGAGGACGTGCTGGAGCGGTTGACGGACTATCTCGAGCGTTCCAAGGAGCTGAGGGACACGGTTTCCACTGCGATGATCTACCCCGCGATCCTGTTGATCATGTCCGTCGGCTCGCTGCTGCTGCTGCTCACCTTCGTGGTGCCACAGTTCGAGGAGATGTTCGAGACCGCGGGCAAGGAGCTGCCGGTACCGACCCAGATCGTGGTCGGCGTGGCCAATATCCTCAAGAGTTACTGGTGGGCGCTCCTGGGCGCGGTGTTGGTGCTGGTGGGCTGGGGACGCTACGAACTCGCCGAGCCCTCGCGCCGGCTGGTGTGGGACCGGCGTTTTCTCGGCTGGCCCTTGTTCGGCGATCTGGTGCGCAAGGTCGAGGTGGCCAATTTCGCCCGGACCCTGGCAACCCTGCTCGGAAACGGTGTACCCCTGCTCGGCGGTCTTTCCATCGTCAAGGAGACGCTCGGGAACAGGGCGGTGGCGGAACGGGTCGATACCGCCATGGACAATCTGAAGGAAGGCGGGGCCTTGTCCGGCCCCCTGAGCGATGCCGGCGTGTTTCCGACTTTGGCGCTGCAGATGATCAAACTCGGCGAGGAGTCCGGGCATCTGACCGAGATGCTGGAACGAGTCGCGGTCACATACGACAAGGAGATCAAGATCACGGTTCAGCGCATTCTCGCGTTGCTGGAGCCGGCGTTGATCGTTGGGCTCGGCATCATGATCGGCGGCATTATCGTTTCCATCCTGATGGCCATCGTGAGCGTCAACGATCTGGCTTTTTGA
- the gspE gene encoding type II secretion system ATPase GspE, which produces MTEAVLRKTEAAPAASVDWAQDGDGYAMFAAALLRRGKVREMDLARARRLSAQADDMRLPALLVKLGVVSERDVAETLAEASGLPLVGPADYPDVSPLPEGVAARFLKDRHAVGVAAREDGFVVAVEDPFDAELIHALGLAFGQPVHPVVGLASEIDRALEQQIGSGRSVMGQIVENLGGDEDADEADVEHLKDLASEAPVIRMVNLIMQRAVESRASDIHVEPFEQQLKVRFRIDGVLRDVEAPPVRSTAAVISRIKIMAKLNIAERRLPQDGRIKLQVQGKELDLRVSTVPTMYGESVVIRLLHKESITFDFGTLGFEGAVLRRFLEILELPHGIILITGPTGSGKSTTLYTALHKINTPSRKIITVEDPVEYQLEGVNQIQVKPQIGLSFASALRSIMRQDPDVIMIGEMRDLETARIAVQSALTGHMVLSTLHTNDAAGGVTRLMDMGLEDYLITSTVNGILGQRLVRRLCQHCREPYPALEEVAEEMGLRRFQRDGEVVLYRPVGCEHCGGTGFRGRLAILEFLVMSDEVRRLVMSHAQARQIEEVALREGMHTMYEDGIRKALMGLTTVEEVLRVTSDS; this is translated from the coding sequence ATGACCGAAGCAGTATTGAGAAAGACCGAGGCGGCACCGGCCGCGTCCGTCGATTGGGCGCAGGATGGGGATGGCTACGCCATGTTCGCCGCCGCCCTGCTTCGCCGCGGCAAGGTCCGTGAAATGGACCTGGCAAGGGCAAGGCGGCTCTCGGCGCAGGCCGACGACATGCGCCTCCCCGCCTTGCTGGTCAAGCTGGGCGTGGTGTCGGAGCGCGACGTGGCCGAGACTCTGGCCGAGGCCAGTGGCCTTCCCTTGGTCGGGCCGGCCGACTATCCCGATGTGTCGCCGTTACCGGAAGGTGTCGCAGCCCGTTTCCTCAAGGATCGCCATGCCGTCGGCGTCGCGGCCAGGGAAGACGGCTTCGTGGTGGCGGTGGAAGATCCCTTCGATGCCGAACTGATTCATGCGCTCGGCCTGGCCTTCGGCCAGCCGGTCCATCCCGTCGTCGGCCTGGCTTCCGAGATCGACCGCGCGCTGGAGCAGCAAATCGGCTCGGGGCGCTCGGTGATGGGGCAGATCGTCGAAAACCTGGGTGGCGACGAGGATGCCGATGAGGCCGATGTCGAGCATCTGAAGGACCTCGCCAGCGAAGCGCCGGTGATCCGCATGGTGAACCTGATCATGCAGCGGGCAGTGGAGTCGCGGGCCTCGGATATCCATGTCGAGCCTTTCGAGCAGCAGCTCAAGGTGCGGTTTCGCATCGACGGCGTATTGCGCGACGTGGAGGCGCCGCCGGTGCGTTCGACCGCCGCGGTGATCTCGCGCATCAAGATCATGGCCAAGCTCAACATCGCCGAGCGGCGCCTGCCGCAGGACGGCCGGATCAAGCTGCAGGTGCAGGGCAAGGAGCTGGATCTTCGCGTTTCCACCGTGCCCACGATGTACGGCGAAAGCGTGGTGATCCGACTCCTGCATAAGGAAAGCATCACGTTCGACTTTGGCACCCTAGGGTTCGAGGGTGCGGTACTCAGGCGGTTCCTCGAGATACTGGAGCTGCCCCATGGCATCATCCTGATCACGGGTCCGACCGGCTCGGGCAAGAGCACCACCCTGTACACCGCGCTCCATAAGATCAACACGCCCTCACGCAAGATCATCACCGTCGAAGATCCGGTCGAATACCAGCTGGAGGGCGTCAACCAGATCCAGGTCAAGCCCCAGATCGGGCTGAGCTTCGCGAGTGCCCTGCGCTCCATCATGCGGCAGGACCCGGACGTGATCATGATCGGCGAAATGCGAGACCTGGAGACGGCCCGCATCGCCGTACAGTCGGCGCTGACCGGCCACATGGTGCTGTCCACCCTGCATACCAACGACGCCGCCGGCGGCGTCACCCGGCTCATGGACATGGGGCTGGAGGACTATCTCATCACTTCGACCGTGAATGGCATTCTCGGCCAGCGCCTGGTGCGGCGGCTGTGCCAGCATTGCCGCGAGCCGTATCCGGCGCTGGAAGAGGTCGCCGAGGAAATGGGGCTGCGGCGGTTCCAGCGCGACGGGGAGGTGGTGCTGTACCGGCCGGTCGGCTGCGAACATTGCGGCGGCACCGGTTTCCGCGGACGGCTCGCGATCCTCGAGTTCCTGGTCATGTCCGACGAGGTGCGGCGGCTGGTCATGAGCCATGCCCAAGCCCGGCAGATCGAGGAAGTCGCCTTGCGCGAGGGCATGCATACCATGTATGAAGACGGTATCCGCAAGGCGTTGATGGGGCTTACCACGGTGGAAGAGGTCCTGCGCGTGACCTCGGACTCCTAA
- the hisC gene encoding histidinol-phosphate transaminase, protein MNPYWSALVRDLRPYVPGEQPKLSNLVKLNTNENPYPPSPKVLEAIRAELGASLRLYPDPNAETLKRAIAQYQGIGTDQVFVGNGSDEVLAHAFQALLKHPLPILFPDITYSFYPVYCGLYDIAYTCVPLTDSYEIRVEDYMRPNGGIVFPNPNAPTGRLLPLADIETLLGRNRDSVVIVDEAYIDFGGDSAAALVNQFPNLLVIQTLSKSRSLAGLRVGFAFGHEGLIEALERVKGSFNSYPLDRLAIAGGVAAFEDRDHFEWSRQAIMWTRQWVAQALADLGFEVLPSAANFVFARHPSHDAGELAAALRERHIIVRHFRLPRIDQFLRVTIGTEEECQILLDALSELVAGKAAA, encoded by the coding sequence ATGAATCCCTATTGGAGTGCGCTGGTCCGGGACCTGAGGCCCTATGTGCCCGGCGAACAGCCCAAGCTCAGCAATCTCGTCAAACTGAACACCAACGAGAATCCGTATCCACCCTCGCCCAAGGTCCTGGAGGCCATACGCGCCGAACTCGGAGCCTCCCTCAGGCTTTACCCCGATCCGAATGCCGAAACACTCAAACGGGCCATCGCCCAGTACCAGGGCATCGGCACCGACCAGGTCTTCGTGGGAAACGGATCGGACGAAGTTCTGGCGCACGCGTTTCAGGCGTTGCTGAAACACCCGCTGCCCATCCTGTTTCCCGATATCACCTACAGCTTCTATCCCGTCTATTGCGGTCTGTATGACATCGCCTACACCTGCGTGCCGCTGACCGACAGCTATGAGATCCGGGTCGAGGACTATATGCGGCCCAACGGCGGCATCGTGTTCCCCAATCCCAATGCGCCGACGGGGCGCCTGCTGCCCCTGGCGGACATCGAAACGCTGCTGGGTCGGAACCGGGATTCGGTCGTCATCGTGGACGAGGCTTACATCGACTTCGGCGGTGACTCGGCGGCGGCGCTGGTCAACCAGTTTCCCAATCTGCTGGTCATCCAGACGTTGTCGAAATCCAGGTCCCTGGCCGGCCTGCGGGTCGGTTTCGCGTTCGGACACGAAGGATTGATCGAAGCCCTGGAGCGGGTGAAAGGCAGCTTCAATTCCTATCCGCTCGATCGCCTGGCAATCGCGGGGGGCGTCGCGGCCTTCGAAGACCGGGACCACTTCGAATGGTCGCGGCAAGCCATCATGTGGACACGGCAATGGGTCGCTCAGGCGCTTGCCGATCTGGGCTTCGAAGTTCTGCCGTCGGCCGCCAATTTCGTCTTCGCCCGCCACCCCTCCCACGATGCCGGCGAACTCGCAGCAGCCTTGCGTGAAAGGCACATCATCGTCCGCCATTTCAGGCTGCCGCGGATCGATCAGTTCCTCCGCGTCACCATCGGCACGGAAGAGGAATGCCAAATCCTGCTGGACGCGTTGAGCGAACTCGTGGCGGGGAAAGCAGCCGCTTAG
- a CDS encoding TVP38/TMEM64 family protein produces MDKATRTSARLRIAGMTLLAIAGAIPLLFAAPLEVWLAYLRDARSWFDGIGPLAPPVFVLVSALLTAFGFPRLVFCVLGGLLFGVVWGTVWSELGTVLGAYGTFLFARWSARELVLRRYPKLHALAARVQGRKGWWSVVLIRQIPVAGLYNDILLGISAIGHRDFWIGTGLGFLPQGMAATLVGAGMVQTDFVEVGQYLAVAATALLVLTLAWNRLVAQAGKQHAA; encoded by the coding sequence ATGGACAAAGCAACACGCACATCCGCGCGGCTGCGGATCGCCGGTATGACGCTGCTGGCGATCGCGGGGGCGATTCCCCTGCTTTTTGCCGCGCCGCTCGAGGTTTGGCTGGCTTACCTGAGAGATGCGCGGTCCTGGTTCGACGGGATCGGGCCGCTGGCGCCGCCCGTATTCGTCCTGGTTTCCGCGCTGCTGACGGCTTTTGGGTTCCCCCGCCTGGTCTTCTGTGTTCTCGGCGGACTGCTGTTCGGTGTCGTCTGGGGAACGGTGTGGAGCGAGCTGGGCACCGTGCTTGGCGCGTACGGCACGTTCCTGTTCGCGCGCTGGTCGGCCCGTGAACTCGTGCTGCGGCGCTATCCGAAATTGCATGCTCTGGCTGCCCGTGTCCAGGGCCGGAAAGGCTGGTGGTCCGTCGTGCTGATCCGGCAGATCCCGGTCGCGGGGCTCTACAACGACATTCTGCTCGGCATCAGCGCGATCGGGCACCGCGATTTCTGGATCGGCACTGGACTGGGTTTTCTTCCCCAAGGCATGGCGGCGACCTTGGTCGGCGCCGGCATGGTGCAGACCGATTTCGTCGAGGTCGGTCAATATCTTGCCGTCGCAGCAACCGCTCTCCTCGTTTTGACTCTGGCCTGGAACCGCCTCGTCGCCCAGGCCGGCAAGCAGCACGCCGCCTAA
- a CDS encoding sulfite exporter TauE/SafE family protein, with the protein MTTAYAMSGLLVGFLVGLTGVGGGSLMTPLLVFMFGFAPKTAVGTDLLFAAITKGGGVLVHHRSHRSVEWKVVFQLAVGSIPAALAVIYLLETVFKKDEAVTAIITTTLGIALIFTGLSLLLRKRLSQKSPVQRLTHAERFGRWQGMLTVLVGLVLGVLVTLSSVGAGALGTVALLFLYPRLATVRIVGTDLAHAIPLTAVAGLGHLHMGNVDFTLLGSLLVGSLPGIYLGSHLSARIPEWVLRPALATLLLLIGCKFVL; encoded by the coding sequence ATGACTACTGCATATGCAATGTCTGGACTGCTGGTGGGGTTCCTGGTCGGCTTGACCGGTGTCGGCGGCGGCTCGCTGATGACCCCCTTGCTGGTTTTCATGTTCGGATTCGCCCCCAAGACGGCGGTGGGGACCGATCTGCTGTTCGCTGCGATTACCAAGGGCGGCGGCGTCCTCGTCCACCACCGTTCCCACCGGTCGGTCGAATGGAAGGTCGTCTTCCAATTGGCAGTGGGCAGCATCCCAGCGGCGCTGGCCGTCATCTACCTGTTGGAAACCGTATTCAAGAAGGACGAGGCGGTGACCGCGATCATTACGACGACGCTGGGCATCGCCCTGATCTTTACCGGCCTGTCCCTGCTGCTGCGCAAGCGGCTCTCGCAGAAATCACCGGTCCAGCGCCTGACCCATGCCGAGCGTTTCGGACGCTGGCAAGGCATGCTGACCGTGCTGGTCGGCCTCGTTCTCGGCGTGCTGGTCACCCTATCCTCGGTCGGCGCGGGTGCCCTGGGCACCGTCGCGCTGCTGTTCCTGTACCCGCGACTGGCGACGGTCCGCATCGTGGGCACCGACCTGGCGCACGCGATCCCGCTGACCGCCGTGGCTGGCCTGGGCCATCTGCACATGGGCAATGTCGATTTCACCCTGCTCGGCAGCCTCCTGGTGGGCTCGCTCCCCGGCATCTATCTGGGCAGCCACCTGAGCGCCAGGATTCCGGAATGGGTGCTGCGGCCGGCACTCGCCACGCTCCTGTTGCTGATCGGCTGCAAGTTCGTGCTGTGA